A part of Saccharomonospora amisosensis genomic DNA contains:
- a CDS encoding cytochrome ubiquinol oxidase subunit I: MTSDALDLARWQFGVTIVYHFLFVPVTIGMAWFVAGMQTAWQRTGKERYLRATRFFGKLFLINFALGVVTGIVQEFQFGMNWALYSRYVGDVFGAPLAIEALVAFFLESTFIGLWIFGWDRLRPKLHLATIWLVAIGTTASAYFILAANSWMQNPVGTRVTEDRAEMVSLAQVFFQPLQVWHFVHTLAIALITAGLLVLAVAVYWLRRGKDVRLFRAVGRNALLVTFVSSVVAIGAGHFQAQILTDVQPMKIAAAEALYESASPAPLSLFAVGPWEKRPERVDVNIELPYALSVLSTNSVDGRIKGINEVQQEYRQQYGPGDYTPIIGTIYWTWRVMITIGFAVLIFSAVGLWLTRKGRPLERARRFHTWAYLFLATPFIAATAGWLFTEMGRQPWIVQGLLFTREAVSPYVGVSSVVFTLVGFTLAYTILGAVEVWLITRAVKKGPEEKFEGASTKAPLPPMLY; encoded by the coding sequence GTGACCTCGGATGCGCTCGACCTCGCCCGTTGGCAGTTCGGGGTCACCATCGTCTACCACTTCCTGTTCGTGCCCGTGACCATCGGGATGGCCTGGTTCGTCGCGGGTATGCAGACCGCGTGGCAGCGCACCGGCAAGGAGCGCTACCTGCGCGCCACCCGGTTCTTCGGCAAGCTCTTTCTGATCAACTTCGCGCTCGGGGTCGTCACCGGCATCGTGCAGGAGTTCCAGTTCGGGATGAACTGGGCGCTGTACTCCCGCTACGTCGGTGACGTCTTCGGCGCGCCGCTGGCCATCGAGGCGTTGGTGGCCTTCTTCCTCGAGTCCACCTTCATCGGGTTGTGGATCTTCGGGTGGGACCGGCTGAGGCCGAAACTGCACCTGGCCACGATCTGGCTCGTCGCGATCGGCACCACCGCGTCGGCCTACTTCATCCTCGCGGCCAACTCGTGGATGCAGAATCCGGTCGGCACCAGGGTCACCGAGGACAGGGCCGAGATGGTGTCGCTGGCACAAGTGTTCTTCCAGCCGTTGCAGGTGTGGCATTTCGTGCACACCCTCGCGATCGCGCTCATCACGGCGGGGCTGCTGGTGCTCGCCGTCGCCGTCTACTGGCTGCGGCGTGGTAAGGACGTACGGCTGTTCCGGGCGGTCGGCAGGAACGCGCTGCTGGTGACGTTCGTGTCGTCCGTGGTCGCCATCGGCGCTGGCCACTTCCAGGCGCAGATCCTCACCGACGTGCAGCCGATGAAGATCGCCGCCGCCGAGGCGCTGTACGAATCCGCCTCACCGGCCCCGCTGTCGCTGTTCGCGGTGGGGCCGTGGGAAAAGCGCCCCGAGCGCGTCGACGTGAACATCGAACTGCCGTACGCGCTGTCGGTGCTGTCCACCAACAGTGTCGACGGGCGGATCAAGGGCATCAACGAGGTGCAGCAGGAGTACCGGCAGCAGTACGGCCCCGGTGACTACACACCGATCATCGGCACCATCTACTGGACCTGGCGAGTCATGATCACGATCGGGTTCGCCGTACTGATCTTCAGCGCCGTCGGGCTGTGGCTGACGCGGAAGGGCAGGCCACTGGAGCGAGCGCGCCGGTTCCACACCTGGGCCTACCTGTTCCTGGCCACTCCCTTCATCGCCGCGACGGCGGGCTGGCTGTTCACCGAGATGGGCCGCCAGCCGTGGATCGTGCAGGGCCTGCTGTTCACCAGGGAAGCGGTCTCGCCCTACGTCGGCGTCTCGTCCGTGGTGTTCACCCTCGTCGGGTTCACGCTCGCCTACACGATCCTCGGTGCCGTGGAGGTCTGGTTGATCACCAGGGCGGTGAAGAAGGGTCCGGAGGAGAAGTTCGAAGGCGCGTCCACGAAGGCGCCGCTGCCGCCGATGCTGTACTGA
- the cydB gene encoding cytochrome d ubiquinol oxidase subunit II, with amino-acid sequence MVADPGLLNLETLWFVLIAVLWIGFFVLEGFDFGIGMLYPFLGRDDPERHALLATILPVWDSYEVWLIVAAGAMFAAFPGWYAGLFSGFYLPLFGILVALIVRGVAIEYRNKHTGGSWRRTWDVAMPISCLLASFLFGVLFAGMLNGLEMDADGLITVGPAALFSGYAVLAGLTFVAVFLLHGALFLTLRTRDELEVRSRRAALLCWPAAAALLTGFLAWTGVRAASPDPQNILVLALISATFLAGVAAGPLVWLRRAGSAFAATSAAILLLVASLLVWLYPRVLVSASPGVQSPTVFSTASSRYTLVAMTIVAIIFVPIVLAYQAWALRVFRARFSRDDFADPPSAADLLRRGPLGGGASDRGATDSTDSTDTTDTTDGEPGGQPGTGR; translated from the coding sequence ATGGTCGCAGACCCTGGACTGCTCAACCTGGAAACGCTGTGGTTCGTGCTGATCGCCGTGCTGTGGATCGGTTTCTTCGTGCTGGAGGGTTTCGACTTCGGTATCGGGATGCTGTACCCGTTCCTGGGCAGGGACGATCCCGAACGGCACGCGTTGCTGGCCACGATCCTGCCGGTGTGGGACAGCTACGAGGTGTGGCTCATCGTGGCGGCCGGCGCGATGTTCGCCGCGTTCCCCGGCTGGTACGCGGGCCTGTTCTCGGGCTTCTACCTGCCGCTGTTCGGCATCCTGGTGGCGCTCATCGTGCGGGGTGTGGCGATCGAGTACCGCAACAAACACACCGGCGGTAGCTGGCGGCGCACCTGGGACGTGGCGATGCCGATCTCGTGCCTGCTGGCGTCCTTCCTCTTCGGTGTGTTGTTCGCGGGGATGCTGAACGGGCTTGAGATGGACGCCGACGGGCTCATCACGGTGGGTCCGGCCGCGCTGTTCAGTGGCTACGCCGTGCTCGCCGGGCTGACGTTCGTGGCGGTGTTCCTGCTGCACGGCGCGCTGTTCCTCACCCTGCGCACGCGTGACGAGCTCGAGGTCCGGTCACGTCGCGCGGCGTTGTTGTGCTGGCCTGCCGCCGCCGCCTTGCTGACCGGCTTCCTCGCCTGGACGGGGGTGCGGGCCGCCTCGCCCGACCCGCAGAACATCCTCGTGCTGGCGCTGATCAGCGCCACCTTTCTCGCCGGTGTCGCCGCGGGCCCGCTGGTGTGGCTGCGGCGCGCGGGCAGCGCGTTCGCGGCGACCTCGGCGGCCATCCTGCTGCTTGTGGCCTCACTGCTGGTGTGGCTGTACCCCAGGGTGCTCGTCTCCGCCAGCCCTGGTGTGCAGAGCCCCACGGTCTTCTCCACCGCTTCCAGCAGGTACACCCTCGTCGCGATGACGATCGTGGCGATCATCTTCGTGCCGATCGTGCTGGCATACCAGGCGTGGGCGCTGCGAGTGTTCCGCGCCCGGTTCAGCAGGGACGACTTCGCCGACCCGCCCAGCGCGGCGGACCTGTTGCGTCGTGGCCCGCTCGGAGGCGGCGCGAGTGACCGCGGCGCCACCGACAGCACCGACAGCACCGACACCACCGACACCACCGACGGCGAACCCGGTGGGCAACCGGGAACCGGGCGGTAG